From a region of the Campylobacter showae genome:
- a CDS encoding LysE family transporter, with protein sequence MNAFLQGLLLGFSAAVPLGPVNVMIMSAAIRSFWSAFAIGLGAMSADVAYLLLLAFGVLEYLQGETAEKIIGIFGFCYLAYISYAIFKNANKPITADAQGGEVKFSKNYAKGFFVTLANPYTVGFWLSIAGFAKSFENAGAVVAGLVAAIFIWIVSMPFAVHKSAKFISQNVAKWLNYVCAVILLGFAFFLLYKLFL encoded by the coding sequence ATGAACGCGTTTTTGCAGGGGTTGCTGCTGGGTTTTAGCGCGGCGGTACCGCTAGGGCCCGTAAACGTGATGATAATGAGCGCGGCGATAAGGTCGTTTTGGTCGGCGTTTGCTATCGGGCTTGGCGCTATGAGTGCGGACGTGGCGTATCTGCTGCTTTTAGCGTTTGGCGTGCTTGAGTATTTGCAGGGCGAAACGGCGGAAAAAATCATCGGGATTTTTGGATTTTGCTACCTAGCCTACATCTCCTATGCTATATTTAAAAATGCAAACAAGCCTATAACGGCGGACGCACAGGGCGGTGAAGTAAAATTTAGCAAAAACTACGCAAAAGGCTTTTTCGTCACGCTTGCAAATCCATATACCGTCGGATTTTGGCTCAGCATCGCAGGCTTTGCCAAAAGTTTTGAAAACGCGGGCGCGGTCGTGGCGGGGCTAGTCGCGGCGATATTTATCTGGATCGTTTCGATGCCGTTTGCCGTGCATAAAAGCGCCAAATTTATCTCGCAAAACGTCGCGAAATGGCTAAACTACGTGTGTGCGGTCATTTTGCTGGGGTTTGCGTTCTTCTTACTTTATAAACTATTTTTATAA